A genomic region of Prionailurus bengalensis isolate Pbe53 chromosome D1, Fcat_Pben_1.1_paternal_pri, whole genome shotgun sequence contains the following coding sequences:
- the LOC122483443 gene encoding olfactory receptor 51A7-like has product MYLLAILGNCTVLFFIKTETSLHAPMYYFLCMLAFSDLGFSISSLPTMLRIFLFNATGISPNGCFAQEFFIHGFSAIESSVLLIMSIDHFIAIYSSLRYTSILTSARVFKIGLIFAALCIMFVLPFPFILKRLKFCRKSLLSHSYCFHLNVMKLACSDNRVNVIYGLFVALTSLLYLGCISVSYMLILKLILGIASHKGHLKVLNTCISHICAVFIFYVPWPPFIALPKNVSPVIRAIIADIFLLVPSNESHCVLSDESAD; this is encoded by the coding sequence ATGTACCTCCTTGCCATCCTGGGGAACTGCACTGtcctatttttcataaaaacagagacCTCTCTGCATGCTCcaatgtattattttctctgcATGCTGGCCTTTTCTGACCTGGGATTTTCCATCTCCTCCCTTCCAACCATGCTGAGAATCTTCTTGTTCAATGCCACTGGAATTTCCCCCAATGGCTGCTTTGCCCAAGAGTTTTTCATTCATGGATTCTCAGCTATAGAGTCATCAGTTCTTCTCATCATGTCCATAGATCACTTCATAGCCATCTACAGCTCTCTGAGATACACCTCCATCCTGACCAGTGCCAGAGTCTTTAAAATCGGCCTCATATTTGCTGCATTATGTATCATGTTtgtcctccctttcccctttaTTCTAAAGAGGCTGAAATTCTGTAGGAAAAGCCTTCTATCCCACTCCTACTGCTTCCACCTGAATGTCATGAAGCTGGCCTGTTCTGACAACAGGGTCAATGTTATCTATGGACTCTTTGTGGCTCTTACATCCTTATTGTACTTGGGGTGCATTTCTGTGTCTTACATGTTGATCTTGAAACTTATTCTAGGCATTGCCTCACACAAGGGCCACCTCAAGGTTCTCAACACCTGCATCTCCCACATCTGTGCTGTGTTCATCTTCTATGTGCCTTGGCCGCCCTTCATCGCTTTGCCAAAAAATGTTTCCCCAGTCATTAGGGCCATTATAGCTGATATTTTCCTTCTGGTACCCTCTAATGAATCCCATTGTGTACTCAGTGATGAGTCAGCAGATTAG